The Methanocella arvoryzae MRE50 DNA window GGTCCGTGTCGACGGCAAAAGCATTATGCCGCCCCGCCCGCTCTCCTCGTTTACCTCCGCCCGGCTGATGGATATATCCGATCTGTCTAACCCCCGGGTAGTCAAGACAATCGATATCGAAGGCAACTATATGACCGCCCGGATGATCGGCGACTACGCTTATTTCGTGATCAACACCCGGCCATACATCGCCCGCCCGGAGGTTAAAACACCGGACGAGATAATACCCCTGTACCGCGTGGGATCGGGGGATTTCCAGCCTGTTGCGGAAGCCACTGATATCCGGTATATCCCTCCCAGGTCCATCTCCAGCTTCGTCACTATCTGCTCGCTATCGATGAAGGGGGATGGCGGCGACCTGGTTAAGGAGACGATCGCCGGCTCGGGACAAGAACTCTATGCCTCGCCCGACAACCTCTACATTACAAAGTCGAGCAGCCCGTACTACTACCGGGAAGGCTCTTCGGGCAACGAAACCACTTCCATCGTGAAGTTCCACCTGTCCGGCGGGCAGATCACCTCCGCAGGCAGCGGCAAAGTGCCCGGCCATTTACTCAACCAGTTCTCTATGGACGAGCATGAGGGATACTTCAGGATAGCGACCACAAGAGGCGACCTGTTCGATGACAGGAACCCGTCGACTAACAACATCTACGTTCTCGACAGCGCCATGAACACCGTCGGCTCGCTCGAAGGCCTGGCGCCCGGCGAAAAAATCTACTCTACGAGATTCATGGGCTCCCGGTGCTACATGGTGACCTTCAAGAAAGTAGACCCGCTGTTCGTCATCGACCTCTCCGACCCCCGGAACCCGAAAGTGCTGGGCAAGCTGAAGATACCGGGGTACAGCGACTACCTGCACCCCTACGATGAGACACACATCATCGGCATCGGAAAGGAAGCGATCGACGCCGGCGAGGATAAGACCTCGAGCAGGGGCCTGGATTTCGCATGGTACCAGGGCGTCAAGATGGCGCTGTTCGACGTCAGCGACGTGGAGCACCCGAAAGAGCTCCACAAAGTAGTCATTGGCGACCGCGGCACCGACTCCCCGGTACTGACCGACCACCGGGCCTTCCTGTTCGACAGGAACACCGGCCTGCTGGTGCTGCCTGTAACTGTCGCAGAGATCCAGGGCGAGAGAACCAGCGATAACCAGTATGGTGACTTTGTGTTCCAGGGCGCCTACGTGTACGACCTCAGCTTAGCGAACGGCTTCGTGCTCCGGGGTAAAGTGACCCAGTACGAGTCGGACGAGCCGTTCAAGAAAAGCGGGCTCTACTTCCACGGGGACAGGTCAATCATGAGAAGCCTGTTCATTAAGGACGTGCTTTACACTATGTCCCAGAGCAGGCTGCAGCTGAACGATCTGGATACTCTGGAGAAGCTTAGGGCCATTGCGCTTTAAGCTTCTTTTTACTTTTTTCAAAGCATATATCTCACTACAGCTCGTATAACTGATCATGCAAGACTACGCCGCCGCATCGAACGTTTTGATCACGAAGCTGGAGCTGAAGCGCTCCCCAATTGCTATTACTCTCCTGCCCGAGCGCCCGCCCATGGAGAAACTGACCGAGCCCGTCAGGCTGTGCGAGATGTGGGCTAAGGCGATGGAGGGCGAGACTGTCTACGCCACGGAGAAGGAGGAAACCTGCGGGGGCGGAGCCTATTATATGGGCCTGGCTGAAATGTCGCCTGTACAGCGGAACGGCACTCTGTTATCCAGATTGTATCCTCTTTACGCTACACCCATGGCAGCAGTCCGCACCAATGAGCGCAGCCCCCGGATTCCCTTCGGTACAGCTCTGGCCACCGTCTGCTGCCCGCTGGAGAAAGCCGAAGGCGACATAGACGTCGTGATGATCGTCTGCAATTCTCTGGCGGCCATGAAGCTCGTCGACGCGGCGGTGTTTGAGACGGGCGGGTACGTATCAGGCATGACCGGTCCGGCAACCTGTTCTGTCGCCTTCGCTCACCCCTACCTTTCCGGCGAGGTCAACTACTGCATGGCCGACGTCGGGGCGAGGGAGTACATGAAACTGGCGCCGGACGAGATGATCGTGAGCATTCCGGGCGATCGGCTTGCAGAAGTAGTCAGAAACCTCGAACGTACCACCGGGAGTATACTATATGACCGGCTGTAAGATCACCTGCCTGGTCAACAACACCGCAGCCCCGGGCTACAAGGCAGAGCACGGCATCTCTTTCCACATCGAATCCAGCTGCCTCAGAATGCTGTACGATACGGGCCAGAGCGGCGACGTACTGCTACACAACGCAAAAACTGCCGGCATAGACTTCGGGTGGCTGGGGCTCATCATACTCAGTCACGGACACTATGATCATACCGGCGGGCTGCTGAAGGCGCTGGAAAAATCGGGCACGATCAAGGTCATGGCCCACGAAGCGGCCTTCAACCAGAAGTTCGCCCTCAGAGAAGGGAAGCCCGAAAGCATCGGCATACCCTTCAATGTGAAATCTCTGTGGAACTACTGTGACATTGTCCTTCAGCGGGGGCCTTACACGATCTGCGGAGGCCTCTGGGCTACTGGCGAGATCCCCC harbors:
- a CDS encoding DUF169 domain-containing protein yields the protein MQDYAAASNVLITKLELKRSPIAITLLPERPPMEKLTEPVRLCEMWAKAMEGETVYATEKEETCGGGAYYMGLAEMSPVQRNGTLLSRLYPLYATPMAAVRTNERSPRIPFGTALATVCCPLEKAEGDIDVVMIVCNSLAAMKLVDAAVFETGGYVSGMTGPATCSVAFAHPYLSGEVNYCMADVGAREYMKLAPDEMIVSIPGDRLAEVVRNLERTTGSILYDRL
- a CDS encoding beta-propeller domain-containing protein → MCELICVKPLNRNVMFSALMTVALLSCVALLAISASGSKPFEPIVYYQWQPQDAVGLETFKSGTDLIEAFRNSTEPAYWEYADDVRSPAGMPMLGTAPAASTGWSKAGDMTAGKDYSTTNVQVAGVDEADIIKTDGSNIYLVSNGRLIIAKAYPPGDAKILSNTSFGNFTPNELFVSGDRLLLFGSGREDSYEPWVRVDGKSIMPPRPLSSFTSARLMDISDLSNPRVVKTIDIEGNYMTARMIGDYAYFVINTRPYIARPEVKTPDEIIPLYRVGSGDFQPVAEATDIRYIPPRSISSFVTICSLSMKGDGGDLVKETIAGSGQELYASPDNLYITKSSSPYYYREGSSGNETTSIVKFHLSGGQITSAGSGKVPGHLLNQFSMDEHEGYFRIATTRGDLFDDRNPSTNNIYVLDSAMNTVGSLEGLAPGEKIYSTRFMGSRCYMVTFKKVDPLFVIDLSDPRNPKVLGKLKIPGYSDYLHPYDETHIIGIGKEAIDAGEDKTSSRGLDFAWYQGVKMALFDVSDVEHPKELHKVVIGDRGTDSPVLTDHRAFLFDRNTGLLVLPVTVAEIQGERTSDNQYGDFVFQGAYVYDLSLANGFVLRGKVTQYESDEPFKKSGLYFHGDRSIMRSLFIKDVLYTMSQSRLQLNDLDTLEKLRAIAL
- a CDS encoding MBL fold metallo-hydrolase, encoding MTGCKITCLVNNTAAPGYKAEHGISFHIESSCLRMLYDTGQSGDVLLHNAKTAGIDFGWLGLIILSHGHYDHTGGLLKALEKSGTIKVMAHEAAFNQKFALREGKPESIGIPFNVKSLWNYCDIVLQRGPYTICGGLWATGEIPRVTPFEPPSSRFMEEHKGAMFTDQLKDDQSIVVDTNDGLMLITGCCHSGVVNTILQVKALFGRYPTTIVGGLHMESADDARITATVEALKEAGVKKAILGHCSGTKIMDALRTAGVEVVALEAGMRIL